TTATGATGAAGGCGCGACCAACGCGTCTCTGTTGAGCAAGGTGGATGCAGGTCAGCAGTTCATCATCGCCTTCGTAGAAGAAAACCCGGATGCGGCTATCTACATGCCGCTGGTGGACCATACCTGGGAAGGGACATCTGCCCTGCCCGCAATTGATGCCGCGATTGAGTCGCTCGGCCTCGCAGATGCGGACCTGGAACCGACCAGCACGGACACAGTCGAATTGAATACGGGCACCTGGGAAACAGCAACTTACGAAGTAGACGACACCACGATTACGGCTTATGGCTTCGACTTCGGCGTGACGGATTACGTCGCGCTGGCTGTTGGCGATGCCAGCACGCTGCCAGAATTGGCTGACGCCTACAATACGACGCTGTTGGGTGGTTTCTTCATCACACAGACCAATGTCGAATACCTATACCTGGGCATCGCCGCGACCTTCGGCGTCTTACTGCTCATGATCGGCTCACTCGTCTGGCGCTGGCGCAATGCTCGCAGCGACCTTAAAACAGTGCAACAGCTCCAGGGCTAAGCCACTTCAGTCCAACTACAACGCAATAGAACATCATCGGGGCACAGCACGCTGTGCCCTTTTTCTTTGGATTGTGTTGGCTCATATTTTGCGCATGATATAGACGCGCACCCCAACCAGGCGCGCCAGCATCACAGGCGACATCTTCAACTTGAGGAACCAGGGAGCCTGCCACCAGAGAATCGTTTCATAGCCATGCTGCTGGTAAAATGGCACCATCTTCTCCATGCATAACAAGTATAAGGGCCGCCCTGCCCGCGCTTCCAACGCGTTCATGACGCGTGTTGCGATACCTAGCCCCTGATAGCGGGGCCGAGTGTATAAACTACCTAATTCCTGACAACCTGGATACTGCTTCACCTGGCCGATAGCGATAATCTCGCCTGCATATTCCGCAACCAAAAAATGCTCCCAATGCATCGACGTCGGATCCAGGCGGGCCTGACGCACCATTTGCTTGATCGGGCCATCTTCTTCAGCCTTCGCAGGCCGTATTTCCAGCGTATCCAGATCAATGACTGGTCTTGACATGGCTTTCCTCTCTCGTGGCGGTGATGTATACTTCCGAGCTATGGAAGCAAATGAAACGCATCTCTTGAAGCGCCTCTTACGGGGTGCAATAGCCGTTATTGTGCTGGCGCTCGCTGCGGCCTGTCAACCTGCACCCACGTCAGCGCTGCCGACGGATGTGCCCTTTCCGACGATGACACCGGGTCAGGTGCTCGTGGGTCAGCTATCGGCATCTGGTGCGGGCGGCTCCAGCCCTGCGGAAGCTGTCGCACAGGCCAGCCGCGCAACCCCGACGCCCAATTACGAAGCCTGCCCTGCACAGACAGGTACAGGTAACCTGCCAGATGAACCCGACACACCGGAAGAAGCCGCCGCAGTGCTCAGCGATTACCTGGGCGCCGGGGGGACCCTTAGCGGCGTGCGTGATGGGCTGATCGATTGGGATGCCCTTGGAGAAACAGGCTATGTCCGCGATGCCGACCTGACTGGCGAAGGCCAGCCAGAAGTCATTATTGGCTATACAGCCCCGGATGGCGCTGGTACGCTGCTCGTCCTGGGATGCGAAAATGGCCGCTATGCAACCCGCTATGAATCCACATCGGATGGCAGCGCACCGCCTGTAATGGTCTGGATTGGTGACGTCAACCAGGATATGCGCTCAGAGATGGTCGCCAGCCGCCGACTGTGCGAAACAGCAGATCTATGCCTCTACGATACGCAAATCCTGCGCTGGGATACAGCCCGTGGGCGTTTCTTTAACTTACTGAATGAACCTGTTCACAGCCTGGAAGTGCCCGCCGTCCGCGATACAGACAGCGATAACGTGACCGAGTTGGTCATCCAGCTGACGACGCGCGGCACGACTGCTACAGGCCCCCTGCGCACAGGCGTGAACATCTATGACTGGAACGGCACAGGCTATACGTTGAGCATCATCCAACTGGACCCGCCCGAATATTATATCCAGTATATTCACCAGGCGGATCGTCTCTTTGCAGAGCGCAATATCGCCGGGGCGGCAACACTTTACCAACGCACCCTGGACCGCGACGATCTGCGCTACTGGTTCAATGATGGACCCGTCACAATCACGACCTATACACTCTACAGGTTGTTACTGGCCTATGCCTATTTAGAAGACCCACGCCTGCAAGAGATTATCACGCGCATCAACGCCGATTATGCCGTTGAAGAAGGCCAGACGGCTGACGACCAGCCTGTTTACATCGCGCTGGCCTATACATTCATCAATACCATGCAAGCGCGTGCCGATTTACACACCGCCTGTGAATCCGTGCAGCGCATCATCGAAATACGTCCGCAAGCCATGGAGCTACTCAATCGTTATGGGCGTTACAACCCCGCCTACGAAGCCCTGGACCTGTGCCCCTATTAATTCAGTTCATCGTACCCTAAAGGACATCGCAATGACGGAACTCCGTACCTATTTTAACGAGCAGCAAGATGCCATGGTCGCGCTGCTAACGAAGATGATCGAACATGAGACATTCTCCATCGATAAACCCAATGTCGACCGCTTCATGGATTTTATGGTTGGTGAGTTTGAAAAAGCAGGCGCGCAGGTGACGCGCCATGAGCGCGAAGAAGTCGGCGATATTGTGCAGGCTACGTGGCAGGCAGATGCCCCTGGTCAGCCGATTTTGCTGCTCGGCCATGCGGATACGGTCTGGCCTGAGGGTACCCTTGCAGAGCGCCCTGTGCGCATTGACGAAGATGGGCGTTTATACGGCCCCGGCGCGCTCGACATGAAGGGCGGCCTCGCCATTGCCCTATTCGCGATCAAAGGCCTGCTCGACCGTGGCGAACTGCCCAACCGCCCCATTCATTACCTGCTCACCACCGACGAAGAAATCGGCAGCAAGCACTCTCAACAAATCATCGAAGATATGGCCCGCGAGAGCGGCCTCGTCCTCGTATTGGAGCCGCCCACAGCAGATGGCTCCCTCAAAGGATGGCGCAAAGGGACGGCCTCCTACACTTTAACCGTGACGGGTAAAGCCGCCCACGCAGGCAATGAACCCGAAAAAGGCATCAACGCCATTATCGAATTCGCCCAGCAAGCCCTGGTCATCAATGAATTAAACGACCTCAAAATGGGGACTTCTGTTTGTGTGAACGTGGTCCATGGCGGTATGGCAACCAATGTCATCCCGGATCATCTCACAGCTTCCATTGATGTGCGCGTCATGTCCCAACAGGCCAAAAATAAGATTGACGCTGCCTTCGATGACCTGCATCCATTTATCCCCGGCGCGCAGGTCAAAGTAGAAGGCGGGCATTATCGCCCACCGATGGAACGTAATGACGCCGCACTCAAGCAGGTGAAAAACATCGCCAGTGGTGTTGGCATGAGCGTACACGATGATGGTGCGGGTGGTGGCAGTGATGGCAACTTCACAGCTGCGATAGGTATCCCCACAGTAGATGGCTTAGGGCCAGAGGGGTTAGGTTTACACGCCCTGCATGAGCACGTCATCATAAACAGTATGCCCCGCAAGGCCACGCTTATCGCGGCTATCCTGCGCGATTGGGAAGATTAGTCGATATAGCCTGGAAAACCAGAGCGTAAAATGACGAGGGACGACAAGCTGTGTCGTCCCTTATTTATTCACCCTGCTCGTATTGAGTCCGCAGATTGGTCTTTACATCAGCAAGCAGCCATTGCAGCGCTTCTGGCTCCGGGGTGGATTCGAAGAAGCGACGATCATTATCC
The Phototrophicus methaneseepsis DNA segment above includes these coding regions:
- a CDS encoding GNAT family N-acetyltransferase; the encoded protein is MSRPVIDLDTLEIRPAKAEEDGPIKQMVRQARLDPTSMHWEHFLVAEYAGEIIAIGQVKQYPGCQELGSLYTRPRYQGLGIATRVMNALEARAGRPLYLLCMEKMVPFYQQHGYETILWWQAPWFLKLKMSPVMLARLVGVRVYIMRKI
- a CDS encoding M20 family metallopeptidase, producing MTELRTYFNEQQDAMVALLTKMIEHETFSIDKPNVDRFMDFMVGEFEKAGAQVTRHEREEVGDIVQATWQADAPGQPILLLGHADTVWPEGTLAERPVRIDEDGRLYGPGALDMKGGLAIALFAIKGLLDRGELPNRPIHYLLTTDEEIGSKHSQQIIEDMARESGLVLVLEPPTADGSLKGWRKGTASYTLTVTGKAAHAGNEPEKGINAIIEFAQQALVINELNDLKMGTSVCVNVVHGGMATNVIPDHLTASIDVRVMSQQAKNKIDAAFDDLHPFIPGAQVKVEGGHYRPPMERNDAALKQVKNIASGVGMSVHDDGAGGGSDGNFTAAIGIPTVDGLGPEGLGLHALHEHVIINSMPRKATLIAAILRDWED